The Hymenobacter swuensis DY53 genome includes the window CGGTGGGGCCGGTAGGGCGGGCCAGGCGGCCGGTGTGCAGCAAAGCCGTGAGGGTGGCAATGGTAGGGTGCCCGGCCAGCGGAATCTCCTCGGCCGGGGTGAAGTACCGCACGGCGAAATCAGCAGAAGCAGAACGTCGCACAAAGGCCGTTTCGGGCTGGTTGAACTCGCGGGCCAGTTGCTGCATCCGCTCAGGCGGGAGGTCGTCGGCATCGAGCACCACAGCGCAGGAATTGCCGCCTAGCGCGGTTTCGGTAAATGCGTCAACCAATAAAAACGGATATGCAGCCATTGGCTTCAGGCAACTCAAAAGGTGAAAAGTGCCCCAAATGTAACGGCCGGCCTCCCAATTTCCGGGAAGCCGGCCGCGTACGGTGCCGGTGCTGTTTCAGCGGTACATAAGAACGTCATGCTTCGCCATATGCTCTGCATGGCGCTCTATGCATGTTTTCGAACTACGACGGGTCTGAGAGCAGGGCTACCTGCCGGCCGCTGGTATCCACGATGCTGCCCGAGCGACTGATGTACAGTCGGCGCTGCTGCTCATCCACCAGCACGTACGGGTAGTTCACGCTTTCGGAACGGGTTAGGCGGCCTACTACCTGCGCCGTGCGTTCATCCCGGTCGAGGCGGACAACGCTCAGGCGGTTGGTGATGTAATAATCCTGTTCTGGATTGTTGCGGAAGACGATTTTCCCCAGCACGCTTACCGGCGAGGCGGTGTTGGCTGCCACCGTGCGTACCGGTGCGGTGTTGCGGTTAGCCAGTACTGCCGGTGCCGCCGAAGGAGCCGCCACGCGGTTGCTGGCTATAATCTGCTGACTGGCCCGTTGCCAGCCTTCCCCAATGGAAGCCAAGCGGGAACCCCGGCCGGGGTGCGTGGGCGAAGCTTCCTCATCAGAAACCACAGCCATGCCGGCCTGGGCCTGGGCCAGACTGGCTCCCATTTTCCGCAGTACGAAGCCCGAAAACTCGTCGGCCTCCAGCTCGTCGGCGGGGTTGGAGCCACCGGGGCGGAGTGTGTGCCCATTGAGGTGGTGGCCCATTTCGTGAGCCAGAATGCTAATGCCGGCCCAGTCGGTGCGGCCGGCGCGGTTCACGGCGGCCACAAACTGCGGGTTATACAGTAAGTAGCGTTGGCCGCCGTATACCACGGCGGCGGCGTTCTGTACTTCTGTGGTAGCCCGCAGCTGGAACCGGGGTTTCAGGCCCACCACATCAGTGATTTCGCGCAGTACGTCGCGCTGGCCGGTAGTGGCCGATTGGGCTTCGGCTGAGCCGGTTATAACAAGCCACCCGGCAAGTACCAGACCTGCGAAGCGGCGGAAAAAGCGTGGGTGGTTCATGGAAAAGTGCTTTTTGTGTGAAAATGTAGTTGGCAATTACCTTGCCGGAAAAGTTGAGCAAGGCTTTGTGGAATTTTACCGATTGACGGCACGTTGTGCAATTTCCTTGTATATTCGCCGCTGCAGATATATGCTGCAATGATGGGCGAGAAGATACAGGCGGGAGCGAGAAAATTTCTGAGCTACATGAAAAAAACACAATTACCACGGAAAGGGTTCCTGCGTGCAGGGCTTGGTGTATGCGGTTTGGTACTGGCACTGGCGGGCCCCGCGCGGGCCCAGGAAGCGTGTCTATTGCAGCCCTTGTCGTGGGCGCAGCGGCTACAGGAGGCCCCGCTGGTCGTGGAGGCGCGGGTGCAGGCCGTGCGCAGCCAGGACACCGGCCCGCACATTCTCACCTTCAACGAGCTGGAGGTATTTAAAGTATTCCGGGGTGCGTTGCCGGCCGGAAAACTGACGCTGGTAACCGAAGGTGGCACTGTGGGCATGCGCCGTGAGGAAGTGTCTAACGCGCCCACACTGGCAACGGGGGAGCAGGCCATTTTCCTGCTCCAACCCGACCCCACCCAGTCCGGTAGCTACCGGCTG containing:
- a CDS encoding M48 family metalloprotease, which produces MNHPRFFRRFAGLVLAGWLVITGSAEAQSATTGQRDVLREITDVVGLKPRFQLRATTEVQNAAAVVYGGQRYLLYNPQFVAAVNRAGRTDWAGISILAHEMGHHLNGHTLRPGGSNPADELEADEFSGFVLRKMGASLAQAQAGMAVVSDEEASPTHPGRGSRLASIGEGWQRASQQIIASNRVAAPSAAPAVLANRNTAPVRTVAANTASPVSVLGKIVFRNNPEQDYYITNRLSVVRLDRDERTAQVVGRLTRSESVNYPYVLVDEQQRRLYISRSGSIVDTSGRQVALLSDPS